Proteins from a genomic interval of Aquabacterium sp. J223:
- the cheD gene encoding chemoreceptor glutamine deamidase CheD, giving the protein MLASSAPTTGSPPRLPTMGGSPRLDRLRSAPRKPGEASFFYYDAHFRNDAVKVLPGEYFVDSEDILVMTTLGSCIAACLWDRHAKVGGMNHFMLPEGSGDSGRYGSYAMELLINELLKRGATRQTLEAKVFGGGAVISGMSTINVGERNTAFVMDYLKTEHIPVVSKDVLDIYPRKVCFLPASGKAMVKRLAAAHPEALVAQDRAAVQKAVPQATGGGSVDLF; this is encoded by the coding sequence ATGCTCGCCTCTTCCGCCCCCACGACCGGCAGCCCGCCGCGCCTGCCCACCATGGGCGGCAGCCCGCGGCTCGACCGGTTGCGCAGCGCGCCGCGCAAGCCCGGCGAGGCCTCGTTCTTCTACTACGACGCCCACTTCCGCAACGACGCGGTGAAGGTGCTGCCCGGCGAGTACTTCGTCGACAGCGAGGACATCCTGGTGATGACCACGCTGGGCTCCTGCATCGCCGCCTGCCTGTGGGACCGCCATGCCAAGGTGGGCGGCATGAACCACTTCATGCTGCCCGAGGGCAGCGGCGATTCGGGCCGCTACGGCTCCTACGCCATGGAACTGCTGATCAACGAGTTGCTCAAGCGCGGCGCCACCCGGCAGACGCTGGAGGCCAAGGTGTTCGGCGGCGGCGCCGTCATCAGCGGCATGAGCACGATCAACGTCGGCGAACGCAACACGGCGTTCGTGATGGACTACCTCAAGACCGAGCACATCCCCGTCGTCTCGAAGGACGTGCTCGACATCTACCCGCGCAAGGTGTGCTTCCTGCCCGCCTCCGGCAAGGCCATGGTCAAGCGCCTGGCCGCCGCCCATCCCGAAGCCCTGGTGGCCCAGGACCGCGCCGCCGTGCAGAAGGCGGTGCCGCAGGCCACCGGCGGCGGCTCCGTCGACCTGTTTTGA
- a CDS encoding chemotaxis response regulator protein-glutamate methylesterase: MTKTRVVVVDDSALVRSLLSEIINRQTDMTCVGVASDPYAARELIRNVDPDVITLDVEMPKMDGLDFLARLMRLRPMPVVMVSTLTERGAEVTLKALELGAVDFVAKPKIGVADGMRQLAADITDKIRVAARATVHRAATPLAGGAGAPRQEPQPAAPGGPGESARPVAAIGRLSTEKIIFIGASTGGTEATKEVLMSLPPDAPAVAITQHMPPGFTTSYAKRLDGLCRIRVAEARDGERLLPGHAYIAPGGLHLSVERSGANYIARVRDGEPVNRHRPSVEVLFGSAARVVGPNALGVMLTGMGADGARAMREMRDAGSFNIAQDEASCVVFGMPREAIAHGAAHEVLPLKQIGPRLIDHLRSTAGVSTNRV, encoded by the coding sequence ATGACAAAAACTCGCGTTGTCGTGGTCGACGATTCGGCGCTGGTGCGCAGCCTGCTGTCCGAGATCATCAACCGCCAGACCGACATGACCTGCGTTGGCGTGGCCAGCGACCCCTACGCCGCGCGCGAGCTGATCCGCAACGTCGACCCCGACGTGATCACGCTGGACGTCGAGATGCCCAAGATGGACGGCCTGGACTTCCTGGCCCGGCTGATGCGGCTGCGGCCGATGCCGGTGGTCATGGTCTCCACGCTGACCGAACGCGGCGCCGAGGTCACGCTGAAGGCGCTGGAACTGGGGGCGGTGGACTTCGTCGCCAAGCCCAAGATCGGCGTCGCCGACGGCATGCGCCAGCTGGCCGCGGACATCACCGACAAGATCCGCGTCGCCGCGCGCGCCACCGTGCACCGCGCCGCCACCCCGCTGGCCGGCGGCGCCGGCGCGCCGCGCCAGGAGCCGCAGCCGGCCGCCCCGGGCGGCCCGGGCGAGAGCGCCCGACCGGTGGCCGCGATCGGCCGGCTGTCCACCGAAAAGATCATCTTCATCGGCGCCTCCACCGGCGGCACCGAGGCGACGAAGGAAGTGCTGATGAGCCTGCCGCCCGACGCGCCGGCGGTGGCCATCACCCAACACATGCCGCCCGGCTTCACCACCAGCTACGCCAAGCGGCTGGACGGCCTGTGCCGCATCCGCGTGGCCGAGGCGCGCGACGGCGAGCGCCTGCTGCCGGGCCATGCCTACATCGCGCCCGGCGGCCTGCACCTCAGCGTGGAGCGCTCCGGTGCCAACTACATCGCCCGCGTGCGCGACGGCGAGCCGGTGAACCGCCACCGGCCGTCGGTGGAGGTGCTGTTCGGCTCGGCGGCCCGCGTGGTCGGCCCCAACGCGCTGGGCGTGATGCTCACCGGCATGGGCGCCGACGGCGCGCGCGCCATGCGCGAGATGCGCGACGCCGGCAGCTTCAACATCGCGCAGGACGAGGCCAGCTGCGTGGTCTTCGGCATGCCGCGCGAGGCCATCGCCCACGGCGCGGCGCACGAGGTGCTGCCGCTCAAGCAGATCGGCCCGCGGCTGATCGACCACCTGCGCAGCACGGCCGGGGTCTCGACCAACCGGGTCTAG
- the hemW gene encoding radical SAM family heme chaperone HemW, which translates to MNDPRQTAAAAAVRFLRPGGVRLDALPPLSLYLHLPWCLRKCPYCDFNSHQLQGEGVPEARYLDALVADLESALPLVWGRTVSTVFIGGGTPSLFSPAAIDRLLADVRARMKLEPNAEVTLEANPGTFERERFRGYRQAGVTRLSIGVQSFDDAKLAVLGRVHDAEQAKAAVDEAASAFDTWNLDLMYALPGQGLADLATELDTALAFRPPHLSVYHLTLEPNTVFASRPPADLPDDDTASEMLDLIVERTAAAGLQRYEVSAFARDGHRCAHNLNYWRFGDYLGIGAGAHGKLSFPERIVRQVRWREPATYMDKALAGQAVSNEHEIGAADLPFEFMLNALRLKDGVDLSLFAERTGLPVTALQRGLAEGERRGLLERDLQRIRPTARGFDFLSDLQALFLPG; encoded by the coding sequence ATGAACGATCCGCGGCAGACGGCCGCCGCGGCGGCGGTGCGCTTCCTGCGCCCGGGCGGCGTGCGGCTGGACGCCCTGCCGCCGCTGTCGCTGTACCTGCACCTGCCGTGGTGCCTGCGCAAGTGCCCGTACTGCGACTTCAATTCACACCAGCTGCAAGGCGAGGGCGTGCCCGAGGCCCGCTACCTCGACGCGCTGGTGGCCGACCTCGAATCCGCGCTGCCGCTGGTGTGGGGCCGCACGGTGTCGACGGTGTTCATCGGCGGCGGCACGCCCAGCCTGTTCTCGCCGGCGGCCATCGACCGCCTGCTGGCCGACGTGCGGGCGCGGATGAAGCTGGAGCCCAACGCCGAGGTCACGCTCGAAGCCAACCCCGGCACCTTCGAGCGCGAGCGCTTCCGCGGCTACCGGCAGGCGGGCGTCACCCGGCTGTCGATCGGCGTGCAGAGCTTCGACGACGCCAAGCTGGCGGTGCTCGGCCGCGTCCACGACGCCGAGCAGGCCAAGGCGGCGGTGGACGAGGCGGCCAGCGCCTTCGACACCTGGAACCTCGACCTGATGTACGCCCTGCCGGGGCAGGGGCTGGCCGACCTGGCGACGGAGCTGGACACGGCGCTCGCGTTCCGGCCGCCCCACCTGTCGGTCTACCACCTGACGCTGGAGCCGAACACCGTCTTCGCCAGCCGGCCGCCGGCCGACCTGCCCGACGACGACACCGCCAGCGAGATGCTCGACCTCATCGTCGAACGCACCGCCGCCGCGGGGCTGCAGCGCTACGAGGTGTCGGCCTTCGCGCGCGACGGCCACCGCTGCGCGCACAACCTCAACTACTGGCGCTTCGGCGACTACCTCGGCATCGGCGCCGGTGCGCACGGCAAGCTCAGCTTTCCCGAGCGCATCGTGCGCCAGGTGCGCTGGCGCGAGCCGGCGACGTACATGGACAAGGCGCTGGCCGGGCAGGCGGTGTCCAACGAGCACGAGATCGGCGCGGCGGACCTGCCGTTCGAGTTCATGCTCAATGCGCTGCGGCTGAAGGACGGGGTGGACCTGTCGCTCTTCGCCGAGCGCACCGGCCTGCCGGTGACCGCCCTGCAGCGCGGGCTGGCCGAGGGCGAGCGGCGCGGCCTGTTGGAACGCGACCTGCAGCGCATCCGGCCGACGGCGCGGGGGTTCGACTTCCTCAGCGACCTGCAGGCGCTGTTCCTGCCCGGCTAG
- the rph gene encoding ribonuclease PH, which translates to MTISRSFGRAADALRPVSLTRGFTKHAEGSVLVAFGETRVLCTASVEERVPPHKRGSGEGWVTAEYGMLPRATHTRGDREAARGKQSGRTQEIQRLIGRSLRAVVDLKALGERTVHLDCDVLQADGGTRTAAITGAFVALHDAVGWLLGRQLIATSPLRDHVAAVSVGLVDDVPLLDLDYTEDSGCDTDLNVVMTGAGGFVEIQGTAEGAPFSRAQVDALLSLAGQGIAQLVQAQKQALATA; encoded by the coding sequence ATGACCATTTCCCGATCCTTTGGCCGGGCGGCCGACGCGCTGCGTCCTGTTTCGCTGACCCGTGGCTTCACCAAGCACGCCGAAGGCTCGGTGCTGGTCGCCTTCGGCGAGACGCGGGTGCTGTGCACCGCCTCGGTGGAGGAGCGGGTGCCGCCGCACAAGCGGGGGTCGGGGGAGGGTTGGGTGACCGCGGAGTACGGCATGCTGCCGCGCGCCACCCACACCCGCGGCGACCGCGAGGCCGCCCGCGGCAAGCAGAGCGGGCGCACGCAGGAGATCCAGCGGCTCATCGGCCGTTCGCTGCGGGCGGTGGTGGACCTGAAGGCACTGGGCGAGCGCACGGTGCACCTCGACTGCGACGTGCTGCAGGCCGACGGCGGCACCCGCACCGCGGCCATCACCGGCGCCTTCGTCGCGCTGCACGACGCGGTGGGCTGGCTGCTCGGCCGACAGCTGATCGCCACCTCGCCGCTGCGCGACCACGTCGCCGCGGTGTCGGTGGGGCTGGTCGACGACGTGCCGCTGCTGGACCTGGACTACACCGAGGACTCGGGCTGCGACACCGACCTGAACGTGGTCATGACCGGTGCCGGCGGCTTCGTCGAGATCCAGGGCACCGCCGAAGGCGCGCCGTTCTCGCGCGCGCAGGTCGATGCGCTGCTGTCGCTGGCGGGCCAGGGCATCGCCCAGCTGGTGCAGGCGCAGAAGCAGGCGCTGGCCACGGCATGA
- a CDS encoding PP2C family serine/threonine-protein phosphatase has translation MRFSVYQVSRKGGREKNEDRMGYCYTRDAGLFALADGMGGHPQGEVAAQLALQCIAAMFQRDARPKLKDPLRFLNEGVLAAHHQLLRYATDKSLIDTPRTTLVACVLQGNAAYWAHCGDSRLYLVRGGKLVARTRDHSYSELQQALSQVVPMGERFNRNVLFTCLGSPGKPVVDTAGPLVMQSGDRLLLCSDGLWGTVSDHEIADQLSRLDVAEAVPELVEQALRRGGAKGDNVTVLAVEWERAEDAAESQPDDVHTEALGDEVFASTIQASMRGQDGDQELDEAEIDRSIREINEAIRRSSQKKG, from the coding sequence ATGAGGTTCTCGGTCTACCAGGTCAGCCGCAAGGGCGGCCGCGAGAAGAACGAGGACCGCATGGGCTACTGCTACACGCGGGACGCCGGCCTCTTCGCCCTCGCCGACGGCATGGGCGGCCACCCGCAGGGCGAGGTGGCGGCCCAGCTGGCGCTGCAGTGCATCGCGGCGATGTTCCAGCGCGACGCCCGGCCCAAGCTGAAGGACCCGCTGCGCTTCCTCAACGAGGGCGTGCTGGCGGCGCACCACCAGCTGCTGCGCTACGCCACCGACAAATCGCTGATCGACACCCCGCGCACCACCCTCGTGGCCTGCGTGCTGCAGGGCAACGCGGCCTACTGGGCGCACTGCGGCGACTCGCGCCTGTACCTGGTGCGCGGCGGCAAGCTGGTGGCGCGCACCCGCGACCATTCCTACAGCGAGCTGCAGCAGGCCCTGTCGCAGGTCGTGCCGATGGGCGAGCGCTTCAACCGCAACGTGCTCTTCACCTGCCTGGGCAGCCCGGGCAAGCCGGTGGTGGACACCGCCGGCCCGCTGGTGATGCAGTCGGGCGACCGGCTGCTGCTGTGCTCCGACGGGCTGTGGGGCACGGTGTCCGACCACGAGATCGCCGACCAGCTCTCGCGGCTGGACGTGGCCGAGGCGGTGCCCGAGCTGGTCGAGCAGGCGCTGCGCCGGGGCGGCGCCAAGGGCGACAACGTCACCGTGCTGGCGGTGGAGTGGGAGCGCGCCGAGGACGCGGCGGAGTCGCAGCCCGACGACGTGCACACCGAGGCCCTCGGCGACGAGGTCTTCGCCTCCACCATCCAGGCCAGCATGCGCGGGCAGGACGGGGACCAGGAACTGGACGAGGCGGAGATCGACCGGTCGATCCGCGAGATCAACGAGGCTATTCGCAGGTCGTCGCAGAAGAAGGGCTGA
- a CDS encoding serine/threonine-protein kinase — translation MSKPKPAPLPAGTVVGGYRIVKKLAAGGFGLVYLAEDEHQHLVAVKEYLPSSLAERSPGELTPRIKPEKQPLYRLGLKSFFEEGRSLAQISHPSVVSVLNFFRENETVYMVMNYLQGDTLQDFIVTARDLKRDKVFRESTIRSLFDEILRGLRIVHQHKMLHLDIKPANIFVTNDNKAVLLDFGAAREVLSKEGNFIRPMYTPGFAAPEMYRRDGTLGPWTDIYAIGACIYACMQGFPPNDAPQRIEKDRLALSLSRLRNIYSDNLIEVTEWCMSLDPLSRPQSVFALQKELSRETERRYTKLSFSERLKLQLENLKTGAKA, via the coding sequence ATGTCCAAGCCAAAGCCCGCGCCGTTGCCGGCAGGGACCGTGGTCGGCGGCTACCGCATCGTCAAGAAGCTGGCCGCCGGCGGCTTCGGGCTGGTCTACCTGGCCGAGGACGAGCACCAGCACCTGGTCGCGGTCAAGGAGTACCTGCCCTCCTCGCTGGCCGAACGCTCGCCGGGCGAACTCACCCCGCGCATCAAGCCCGAGAAGCAGCCGCTGTACCGCCTCGGCCTGAAGAGCTTCTTCGAGGAAGGCCGGTCGCTGGCGCAGATCAGCCACCCCAGCGTGGTGTCGGTGCTCAACTTCTTCCGCGAGAACGAGACCGTTTACATGGTGATGAACTACCTGCAGGGCGACACCCTGCAGGACTTCATCGTCACCGCGCGCGACCTGAAGCGCGACAAGGTGTTCCGCGAGTCCACCATCCGCAGCCTGTTCGACGAGATCCTGCGCGGCCTGCGCATCGTGCACCAGCACAAGATGCTGCACCTGGACATCAAGCCGGCCAACATCTTCGTCACCAACGACAACAAGGCGGTGCTGCTGGACTTCGGCGCGGCGCGCGAGGTGCTGAGCAAGGAGGGCAACTTCATCCGCCCGATGTACACCCCCGGCTTCGCCGCGCCCGAGATGTACCGCCGCGACGGCACGCTCGGGCCCTGGACCGACATCTACGCCATCGGCGCCTGCATCTACGCCTGCATGCAGGGCTTCCCGCCCAACGACGCGCCGCAGCGCATCGAGAAGGACCGGCTGGCGCTGTCGCTCTCGCGGCTGCGCAACATCTACTCGGACAATCTGATCGAGGTGACGGAGTGGTGCATGTCGCTCGATCCCCTGAGCCGGCCGCAGAGCGTCTTCGCGCTTCAGAAGGAACTGTCGCGCGAGACCGAGCGTCGTTACACCAAGCTCAGCTTCAGCGAGCGTCTGAAGCTGCAGCTGGAGAACCTGAAGACCGGCGCCAAGGCATGA